A genomic stretch from Corynebacterium kutscheri includes:
- a CDS encoding DUF3117 domain-containing protein: MAAMKPRTGNGPMEAVFESRKIVMRIPTDGGGRLVIELNKEEAAELGALLLDVAQ; this comes from the coding sequence TTGGCAGCAATGAAACCACGTACCGGAAATGGTCCGATGGAAGCCGTATTCGAGTCTCGAAAAATTGTTATGCGTATCCCTACCGATGGTGGTGGGCGGCTAGTTATTGAGTTGAACAAGGAAGAAGCAGCCGAGCTTGGCGCTTTATTACTTGATGTTGCCCAATAA
- a CDS encoding glycoside hydrolase family 32 protein — translation MTHRPELHVTPETGILNAPAGVLFDGYTWHMFTQFAPRESEGSRWAHQVSYGSPFNWEICDDVLAPQAPETTLRAGSVTAVGDDVTLYYTGAIVHDAQQQETHIGIAEIPNIEATWETVSDEASTLDFHVIRHGVAITDQAGLTNFRSPCVVPNWFNEANREAGHEGWLMLTVTGDITCPGLAILESQDGKVWQLRGPLKLAGDSGLSDVNIVAPRIIRLRDEIDNQIYDVLIVTIEHNGIDISGYLVGTLSGTTFTITAPFKRLDYGHDFVRPRNTNRPSSIINAEQRYQSAVLFGLMNGVGRLDDASTHLSMNTEGWANCLSLPRRITLQGGLLYTTPFSGLPTAIEHSDYASMCTGIFDIPADGDVTIALYDTTGQVACTITHYGDRLELDRSMNPHHLGDNIAIAPLNEDDTDSVTIIVDASTVEVFADGGQIAMASRVYFNGQCEEFFLSTSSATVERFDKFFPRRNAYSGLDDLEGPVR, via the coding sequence TTGACACATCGCCCAGAACTCCACGTTACCCCTGAAACAGGCATCCTTAATGCTCCCGCAGGAGTACTTTTCGACGGCTACACCTGGCATATGTTTACCCAGTTTGCACCACGTGAGTCTGAAGGTTCGCGTTGGGCACACCAAGTCTCCTATGGTTCACCGTTTAACTGGGAAATTTGCGATGACGTGCTTGCCCCACAAGCACCAGAAACCACCCTACGAGCCGGCTCGGTTACTGCCGTCGGTGATGATGTCACCTTGTATTACACCGGAGCTATTGTTCATGATGCACAACAGCAAGAAACCCATATCGGTATAGCAGAGATCCCCAATATCGAGGCAACCTGGGAAACCGTTTCCGATGAGGCGAGTACCCTAGATTTCCATGTTATTCGCCATGGGGTAGCTATTACTGATCAAGCGGGATTAACTAATTTTCGCTCCCCATGTGTGGTACCTAATTGGTTTAATGAAGCCAACAGAGAGGCCGGCCACGAAGGTTGGCTTATGCTCACTGTCACCGGTGATATAACCTGTCCAGGGTTAGCAATTTTAGAAAGCCAAGATGGTAAAGTCTGGCAGCTGCGCGGTCCACTTAAATTAGCAGGTGATTCCGGGCTTTCCGACGTTAATATCGTAGCTCCCCGAATTATCCGCCTACGCGATGAAATAGATAACCAGATTTATGATGTTTTAATCGTAACTATTGAGCATAATGGCATCGATATTTCCGGCTACTTAGTTGGCACTTTATCCGGAACTACTTTTACTATTACTGCCCCGTTTAAGCGTCTCGACTACGGTCATGATTTTGTTCGTCCACGCAATACAAATCGTCCTTCTAGCATTATTAACGCCGAACAGCGCTACCAATCAGCGGTACTTTTTGGACTTATGAATGGCGTTGGCCGCCTCGATGATGCCAGTACCCACCTTTCAATGAATACTGAAGGATGGGCGAATTGTCTTAGCCTTCCTCGCCGAATCACCCTACAAGGTGGTCTTTTATACACCACGCCTTTTTCCGGTTTGCCTACCGCTATTGAGCATTCCGATTATGCCAGCATGTGCACGGGAATATTTGATATTCCTGCTGATGGCGATGTCACTATCGCACTTTATGACACTACCGGCCAAGTTGCCTGCACCATTACCCATTATGGCGATCGCCTAGAACTCGATCGCTCCATGAATCCGCATCATCTCGGAGACAATATAGCTATTGCTCCTTTAAATGAAGATGACACTGACTCAGTGACCATTATTGTCGATGCCTCTACCGTTGAAGTCTTTGCCGATGGTGGACAAATAGCTATGGCTAGCCGAGTCTATTTCAATGGCCAGTGCGAAGAATTCTTCTTAAGCACTTCCTCGGCAACCGTTGAACGTTTCGATAAATTCTTCCCCCGTCGTAACGCATACAGTGGTCTCGATGATCTCGAAGGACCAGTACGCTAA
- a CDS encoding glucosyl-3-phosphoglycerate synthase, with the protein MSMVSVVIPALNEQDTVADVVASVIADRPKEVLVIDADSTDQTARNADAAGARVINWREIIAQSPIPGKGESLWRGVAAARGEIIVFIDADIHPIPHAVVQLAQPFADPNICLVKADYTRGYNGQPYGGGRVTELTAKPLLRTFFPELAAIAQPLGGEYALRRENARSLEFVSGYGVEIGLLIDVYRRYGLDAICEVELGHRVHRNRDLTELSAMADVVAQTILSRAGFGEVSVASRPPLKSL; encoded by the coding sequence ATGTCTATGGTGTCGGTGGTTATTCCCGCATTGAATGAACAAGATACGGTAGCTGATGTCGTGGCTTCGGTAATAGCTGATCGTCCCAAAGAGGTTTTGGTTATTGATGCCGATTCCACCGACCAGACGGCGCGGAATGCTGATGCGGCTGGAGCACGAGTAATTAATTGGCGCGAAATTATTGCTCAGTCTCCTATTCCTGGTAAAGGAGAATCTTTATGGCGTGGTGTGGCTGCTGCACGTGGTGAGATAATAGTTTTTATTGACGCAGATATTCATCCTATACCTCACGCCGTCGTCCAGCTTGCACAACCTTTTGCTGATCCTAATATTTGTTTAGTCAAAGCCGATTACACTCGTGGTTATAACGGACAGCCATATGGTGGCGGTCGAGTAACAGAGTTGACTGCGAAGCCGTTATTACGCACATTTTTCCCCGAACTTGCCGCTATTGCTCAACCGCTAGGTGGCGAGTATGCGCTGCGCCGCGAAAACGCACGTAGCCTGGAATTTGTGAGTGGATATGGGGTTGAAATTGGTTTGCTTATCGACGTCTATCGTCGCTATGGCTTGGATGCAATCTGTGAAGTAGAACTAGGACATCGAGTGCATCGCAATCGTGATCTAACTGAATTATCTGCGATGGCAGATGTGGTGGCACAAACGATTCTTAGTCGCGCCGGGTTTGGGGAAGTTTCTGTTGCTTCTCGGCCTCCATTAAAGTCGTTGTAA
- a CDS encoding LOG family protein, giving the protein MSSKVNPSDNKKRMLRGPMLIRTRDQEQSSTYDQRLLELGSDHDWLHADPWRVLRIQGEFVTGFDALAGLPKAVTVFGSARISEGHPYYQLGCEVGKKLAEAHYAVITGGGPGLMEAANRGAFEAGGLSVGLGIELPFEQGLNEYVDLGLNFRYFFARKTMFLKYSQAFVCIPGGMGTLDELFEVLCMVQTKKVTNFPIVLMGVDFWSGLVDWLRDRLVSEGVINTGDTDLFLVTDSVDEAVEYIKSEHARMVDSTPIVPETPIQQVRQ; this is encoded by the coding sequence ATGTCCTCAAAAGTTAACCCTTCTGATAATAAAAAACGTATGCTGCGTGGCCCGATGCTTATCCGTACTCGGGATCAGGAACAAAGTTCTACCTATGATCAGCGACTATTAGAGCTTGGCAGTGACCATGATTGGTTACATGCTGATCCATGGCGAGTATTGCGCATTCAAGGAGAATTCGTTACCGGTTTTGATGCCCTAGCTGGTTTACCCAAGGCAGTAACGGTATTTGGTTCAGCACGTATTTCTGAAGGTCATCCTTATTATCAGCTAGGTTGTGAAGTCGGTAAGAAACTTGCTGAAGCTCATTATGCAGTTATTACCGGTGGCGGACCAGGCTTAATGGAGGCAGCTAATCGTGGTGCTTTTGAAGCCGGTGGGTTATCGGTAGGACTAGGCATTGAGTTGCCTTTTGAACAAGGTCTTAATGAATACGTTGATCTTGGGTTAAACTTCCGCTATTTCTTTGCCCGCAAGACTATGTTTTTGAAATATTCACAGGCTTTTGTTTGTATTCCTGGTGGAATGGGCACTCTCGATGAACTTTTTGAAGTGCTGTGTATGGTACAAACCAAGAAGGTAACAAATTTCCCCATTGTATTAATGGGTGTAGATTTCTGGTCTGGTCTGGTGGATTGGTTACGTGATCGTTTAGTTAGCGAGGGCGTTATTAATACTGGCGATACGGATCTTTTCTTAGTTACCGATAGTGTTGATGAAGCAGTGGAATATATCAAGAGTGAACATGCTCGAATGGTAGATAGCACACCAATTGTTCCAGAAACCCCAATTCAGCAGGTTCGCCAGTGA
- the dapE gene encoding succinyl-diaminopimelate desuccinylase codes for MLNLSQDPIELTRALVDIPSPSHEEKRIADELEQALRIFAQNTNHVEVLRHGNTVMARTQRGLGSRIILAGHIDTVPIADNIPAQRIDDILYGCGTVDMKSGLACYISAFVELANSDQLSHELTLICYEGEEVASEFNGLGHIQTVYPQWLAGDLALLGEPSGAIVEAGCQGSIRLRITARGVRAHSARSWLGVNAMHQLAPVISRIAQYQPREAVEVDGCTYREGLNIVHIESGVATNTIPDEAWLFVNFRFAPDRSLAEAMQYLLEVLNLPETISYEVDDAVAAARPGLDQPAAQALVKSVGQVRAKYGWTDVARFSELGIPAVNFGPGDPSFAHKKEEQLPVAMITEVKNALINFLSSQF; via the coding sequence ATGCTGAATTTGTCCCAGGATCCCATTGAACTGACTCGTGCATTAGTTGATATTCCTAGTCCATCGCATGAAGAAAAGCGTATTGCTGATGAGCTTGAACAGGCGCTGCGAATTTTTGCTCAGAACACCAATCATGTGGAAGTACTCCGCCATGGAAATACTGTTATGGCGCGTACCCAACGTGGATTAGGAAGCCGGATTATTTTAGCTGGGCATATTGATACCGTTCCTATTGCCGATAATATTCCGGCACAGCGTATCGACGACATTTTGTATGGTTGCGGCACTGTGGATATGAAATCTGGTTTGGCTTGTTATATTAGCGCTTTTGTGGAGCTAGCTAATAGCGACCAACTCAGCCATGAACTTACCCTTATTTGTTATGAGGGGGAAGAAGTCGCTAGTGAATTTAATGGTTTAGGGCATATACAAACTGTTTATCCACAGTGGTTAGCAGGTGATTTAGCCTTGTTAGGCGAACCAAGTGGGGCGATTGTTGAAGCAGGGTGTCAAGGCTCAATCAGATTACGAATTACTGCAAGAGGCGTTCGAGCGCATTCGGCACGCAGCTGGTTAGGCGTGAATGCTATGCATCAACTAGCACCAGTTATTAGCCGTATTGCACAGTATCAGCCTCGGGAAGCAGTAGAAGTAGATGGGTGCACTTATCGGGAAGGATTAAATATTGTGCATATTGAATCTGGGGTTGCTACTAACACTATTCCTGATGAAGCTTGGTTATTTGTTAACTTCCGTTTCGCACCCGATCGAAGCCTAGCTGAGGCGATGCAGTACTTATTAGAAGTTCTCAATCTACCTGAGACAATAAGTTACGAAGTTGATGATGCGGTTGCCGCAGCACGACCTGGGCTTGATCAACCAGCGGCACAAGCATTAGTGAAATCAGTTGGTCAAGTACGAGCAAAATATGGCTGGACAGATGTGGCCCGTTTTAGTGAATTAGGCATACCAGCGGTTAACTTCGGTCCCGGTGATCCATCATTCGCGCATAAAAAAGAGGAACAATTACCGGTTGCGATGATTACGGAAGTAAAAAATGCTCTTATAAACTTTTTAAGCAGTCAGTTTTAG
- the folP gene encoding dihydropteroate synthase — MAIINRTPDSFYDQGKTNNFEVALERAQLVIDQGAKIVDIGGVKAGPGDFVSPEEEIDRVVPLIAAVHEKYPDIVISVDTWRSEVAALAIEAGASLVNDTWAGHDPELSAVAGQYRVGYVCSHTGGVIPRTRPYRVHFDDVVRSVIEETTAQAELAVARGVPEDMILIDPTHDFGKNTFHGLELLRRIDEIVATGWPVLMALSNKDFVGETLNRELNQRVAGTLAATSWSVARGVAAIRAHEVQETVDTIRMIAAIEATVRPLYTTRGLA, encoded by the coding sequence ATGGCGATTATTAATCGCACTCCTGATTCTTTTTATGATCAGGGGAAAACCAATAATTTTGAGGTGGCTCTAGAACGTGCACAATTAGTAATTGACCAAGGTGCAAAGATTGTCGATATTGGCGGAGTTAAAGCAGGCCCAGGAGATTTTGTTAGTCCGGAAGAAGAAATAGATCGGGTAGTCCCACTTATTGCAGCTGTTCATGAAAAGTACCCAGACATTGTTATTTCGGTAGACACCTGGCGCAGTGAAGTAGCAGCTCTAGCTATTGAAGCCGGTGCCAGTCTTGTTAACGATACCTGGGCTGGTCATGATCCAGAGTTATCTGCGGTAGCCGGACAGTATCGAGTTGGCTATGTATGTTCGCATACCGGTGGCGTTATTCCCCGAACTCGCCCCTACCGGGTACATTTTGATGATGTGGTGCGTAGCGTTATTGAAGAGACCACCGCTCAGGCAGAACTAGCCGTGGCTCGTGGGGTACCAGAGGATATGATTTTGATTGATCCCACTCACGATTTCGGTAAAAATACTTTTCACGGACTAGAACTTTTGCGTCGTATTGACGAAATTGTTGCAACTGGTTGGCCTGTACTTATGGCCTTATCTAATAAGGACTTTGTCGGTGAAACCTTAAATCGTGAGCTTAATCAGCGAGTTGCTGGAACTTTAGCCGCAACAAGCTGGTCGGTAGCTAGAGGTGTGGCAGCGATTAGAGCACATGAAGTACAAGAAACCGTAGACACGATTCGAATGATTGCCGCTATTGAAGCAACCGTGCGACCACTGTATACAACTCGGGGACTAGCATGA
- a CDS encoding methyltransferase domain-containing protein: MLSHVIDVLADPVDGTALRGVNGFSRLVSESGHSYDVARQGYVTLAGGAGLRHSGDDTAMIRARETFLSGGNFAPFVEAVTDSIEQVIDEAQVPDEAEPVIAEIGAGTGYYLSHALDSIHGSRGVGIDVSVPAAKLLAHCHPRVGAVVADAWARLPFLDASVDVISVIFAPRNASEFARILKPGGQVVVLTADTGHLAELREPLGIIDVEQGKIQRMIDKAAGFLTPVGDSELVEFTMTLDQQSIATQIGMSPSARHISEDVLAERIRRLPEHMEVTARAMITRFRPND, translated from the coding sequence ATGCTATCGCATGTCATTGACGTCCTCGCAGATCCCGTTGACGGTACCGCATTGCGCGGTGTCAACGGATTTTCGCGTTTGGTGTCTGAATCAGGTCATTCTTATGATGTTGCCCGTCAAGGATATGTCACCCTTGCTGGGGGTGCAGGGTTACGCCATTCTGGTGATGATACTGCAATGATTCGGGCACGTGAGACCTTTCTTTCGGGAGGAAACTTCGCTCCTTTTGTGGAAGCAGTAACTGATTCTATTGAACAGGTTATTGATGAAGCACAAGTTCCTGATGAAGCTGAACCAGTTATTGCCGAGATAGGTGCTGGAACTGGGTATTATCTCTCGCACGCGTTGGACTCTATTCATGGTTCACGCGGGGTAGGTATTGATGTTTCAGTGCCGGCGGCAAAATTATTGGCACATTGTCATCCACGAGTGGGTGCAGTTGTTGCTGACGCGTGGGCGCGTTTGCCATTTTTGGATGCATCAGTTGATGTTATTTCGGTGATCTTTGCCCCGCGTAATGCAAGCGAGTTTGCGCGCATTCTGAAACCAGGTGGACAGGTTGTGGTACTGACCGCAGATACTGGACATCTTGCTGAATTACGTGAGCCACTTGGCATTATTGATGTTGAACAGGGAAAGATCCAGCGGATGATCGATAAAGCCGCCGGTTTTTTAACCCCAGTAGGCGATAGCGAATTGGTTGAATTCACAATGACTTTGGATCAGCAATCCATTGCTACTCAAATTGGTATGAGTCCTTCTGCTCGGCATATCTCTGAAGATGTTCTTGCCGAGCGAATTAGGAGATTACCTGAGCACATGGAAGTAACTGCTCGGGCTATGATTACCCGTTTTCGCCCTAACGATTAG
- a CDS encoding DivIVA domain-containing protein produces MFSWILLIMLLIVFVGVMTFVFAGVFGRGEITPPTTDLAETQKANYQAIAVGDIDQLRFDVVHRGYRQDQVDAVITQLVEQLAEVQAKNTIADEENLPA; encoded by the coding sequence ATGTTTTCCTGGATTTTATTGATCATGCTGTTGATCGTTTTTGTCGGTGTGATGACATTTGTGTTTGCCGGTGTTTTTGGTCGTGGTGAGATAACACCGCCGACTACTGATTTAGCAGAAACCCAAAAAGCTAATTATCAGGCGATAGCAGTAGGCGATATTGATCAATTGCGTTTTGATGTTGTGCATAGAGGCTATCGACAAGATCAAGTTGATGCAGTAATTACGCAGCTAGTAGAACAACTTGCTGAGGTACAAGCAAAGAATACAATCGCAGATGAGGAAAATCTGCCCGCATAG
- the budA gene encoding acetolactate decarboxylase: MSDESAVVQFRHTIFQSSLMTALLDGIYDGEISVGELLGHGNFGLGTFDALDGEMIILDGICYQVRSDGCAQRAQLHQRSPFALATNFVPRIVHAAPAGLRRNELSEFVSSILPSQNYMYAVKIHGFYRQVTVRTVTKQSRPYPPMMQAINDDAEVIFNNIAGTIVGFRTPIYEKGIGVPGCHSHFIDDERTHGGHILDFIIEHGQVEVCPGTDLQLHLPLTPEFSRANLASNDLDHQIHHTEVKSSTESK, encoded by the coding sequence ATGAGTGATGAATCGGCAGTAGTGCAGTTTCGTCATACGATTTTTCAATCCTCATTAATGACTGCACTCTTAGACGGCATTTATGACGGTGAAATTTCTGTTGGCGAGCTGCTCGGCCACGGCAACTTCGGCCTAGGTACTTTCGACGCCCTCGACGGCGAAATGATTATTCTTGATGGCATCTGCTATCAAGTCCGTAGCGATGGCTGTGCACAGCGAGCACAGCTTCATCAACGTAGCCCGTTTGCTCTAGCCACCAACTTTGTGCCACGAATTGTTCATGCAGCACCGGCTGGACTGCGACGCAATGAACTCAGTGAGTTCGTCTCTAGTATTTTGCCTAGCCAAAACTACATGTATGCAGTAAAAATTCATGGTTTTTATCGGCAAGTTACAGTACGTACCGTAACAAAGCAGTCACGTCCTTACCCGCCCATGATGCAAGCAATAAATGATGATGCAGAAGTAATCTTTAACAATATTGCTGGCACAATCGTAGGGTTTCGTACCCCTATTTACGAAAAAGGAATTGGGGTGCCGGGCTGCCATTCACATTTTATTGATGATGAACGCACTCACGGTGGGCATATTCTCGATTTCATTATTGAGCACGGACAAGTAGAAGTCTGCCCAGGAACTGATCTACAGCTACATTTACCACTCACCCCCGAGTTCAGTCGAGCAAATCTTGCCTCCAATGATCTTGACCATCAAATTCATCACACCGAAGTGAAGTCTTCGACGGAAAGTAAGTGA